The following proteins are encoded in a genomic region of Dyadobacter sp. UC 10:
- the recQ gene encoding DNA helicase RecQ translates to MASDKKEALKKYFGYDSFREHQAEIIDTVMRGNDCFVLMPTGGGKSICFQIPAILKEGLTVVISPLIALMKDQVEALTGNGVPAAFLNSTLSASEQDQIIRRAQTGDLKLLYIAPERLFSGNTFELLKEWNVSFFAIDESHCISSWGHDFRPEYRLLSSLKIRFPQVPVIALTATADRVTRRDILKQLKIEGAQTFLTSFDRPNLSLSVLPGRKRLQQIQDFINKRQNQSGIIYCLSRKSTESVAGSLKNAGLKAEYYHAGLPADKRSKVQEAFLRDDLQIIVATIAFGMGIDKSNVRWVIHYNLPSNVESFYQEIGRAGRDGLPSDTVLFYSYMDIMTRQDMINNSDQSSEQKELLHAKLNRMKQYAETDICRRRVLLNYFNDSFDRDCGNCDVCKNPRSRFDATVLAQKALSGIARTDQKVAMGMLVDILRGSKNRNVLQHGYERLPTFGVGSELKGEEWTEYIGQLLNSGAMDIAYDEAHSFKLNAVSRQILKGERKVELVKFIPLNERKAREEELAPREKPKKEIIRDALFDRLRTLRKQLADSLGVPPYVVFSDATISEMAQQKPVSEMQMKSISGVGAEKFRRYGETFINEILDFARENFKPGTRAVAGMTFIETLNLFKSGSSIQSIAEQRGLSTTTVISHLIKLEEEGHELDLESLVDEQTYQTIIKAAEEIQVRKNDPLKPLFELLNEKFDYGQIRLALAILEKKGGFF, encoded by the coding sequence ATGGCCTCCGATAAGAAAGAAGCACTCAAAAAGTATTTTGGATACGACAGTTTCAGAGAGCATCAGGCCGAAATTATCGACACGGTAATGCGCGGTAACGATTGTTTCGTACTAATGCCCACAGGCGGTGGCAAATCGATCTGTTTTCAGATCCCCGCCATTCTTAAAGAAGGCCTGACCGTCGTGATTTCCCCGTTGATCGCTTTGATGAAGGATCAGGTGGAGGCATTGACTGGAAACGGAGTGCCGGCTGCATTTCTTAACTCGACATTGTCGGCCTCCGAGCAGGACCAGATTATCAGGCGGGCGCAGACTGGCGATCTGAAATTACTCTACATTGCTCCTGAGCGGCTCTTTTCGGGCAATACTTTTGAATTGTTGAAAGAGTGGAATGTGAGCTTTTTCGCCATTGACGAATCGCACTGTATTTCTTCGTGGGGCCATGATTTTCGTCCGGAATACCGGTTGCTCAGTTCATTAAAGATCCGCTTTCCACAAGTGCCCGTCATCGCGCTGACTGCGACCGCCGACAGGGTAACCCGCCGCGATATACTAAAACAGCTTAAGATCGAAGGCGCCCAGACCTTTTTAACCAGTTTCGACCGGCCCAATCTCAGCCTGAGCGTTCTGCCTGGCAGGAAGCGCCTCCAGCAGATACAGGATTTCATAAACAAGCGACAAAATCAGTCGGGGATCATTTATTGTCTGAGCAGAAAAAGTACGGAATCAGTTGCGGGAAGTTTGAAAAATGCGGGGTTGAAAGCTGAGTATTACCACGCGGGCCTGCCTGCCGACAAGCGCTCGAAGGTACAGGAAGCGTTTTTAAGGGACGATCTGCAAATAATAGTTGCAACCATTGCATTTGGGATGGGGATTGATAAATCCAACGTTCGCTGGGTAATCCATTACAACCTTCCTTCCAATGTGGAAAGCTTTTATCAGGAAATAGGGCGTGCCGGCCGTGACGGGCTCCCTTCGGATACAGTCCTGTTTTACAGCTACATGGATATTATGACACGCCAGGATATGATCAATAATTCGGATCAATCGAGCGAACAAAAGGAGTTGCTGCACGCAAAGCTGAACCGGATGAAACAGTACGCCGAAACTGATATCTGCAGGCGCCGTGTATTGCTGAACTATTTTAACGATTCATTTGACAGGGATTGCGGGAATTGCGATGTGTGTAAAAACCCGAGAAGCCGCTTCGATGCCACCGTACTTGCCCAAAAAGCCTTATCAGGCATTGCCAGGACCGACCAGAAGGTTGCGATGGGTATGCTGGTGGATATTTTGAGAGGAAGCAAAAACCGGAACGTTTTACAACACGGATATGAAAGGCTACCAACGTTCGGAGTAGGAAGCGAATTGAAGGGGGAGGAATGGACGGAATATATCGGTCAGCTTCTGAATTCCGGTGCCATGGATATTGCCTATGATGAAGCCCATTCTTTCAAGCTTAATGCCGTCAGCAGACAGATCCTGAAAGGGGAACGAAAAGTGGAACTCGTCAAATTTATTCCTTTAAATGAAAGAAAGGCCAGAGAGGAAGAACTTGCGCCGCGCGAAAAACCTAAAAAGGAAATTATCCGGGATGCATTGTTTGACCGGCTGCGTACGCTGCGCAAGCAACTAGCCGACTCGCTTGGCGTTCCGCCCTATGTTGTTTTCAGTGACGCAACTATTTCAGAAATGGCGCAGCAAAAGCCTGTTTCAGAAATGCAGATGAAATCTATTTCGGGTGTCGGGGCTGAGAAATTCAGAAGATATGGGGAAACTTTTATAAACGAAATCCTTGATTTTGCCCGCGAAAATTTCAAACCCGGTACAAGGGCCGTTGCCGGAATGACTTTCATCGAAACACTCAATCTTTTTAAATCCGGCTCTTCAATCCAATCTATCGCTGAACAAAGAGGCCTGAGTACCACGACTGTCATTTCTCACCTGATCAAACTGGAAGAAGAAGGCCACGAACTAGACCTCGAATCACTCGTAGATGAGCAAACTTATCAGACTATCATCAAAGCCGCGGAGGAAATCCAGGTTCGGAAAAACGATCCGTTGAAACCCCTTTTTGAGTTATTAAATGAAAAGTTCGATTACGGACAGATCCGTCTTGCACTGGCAATCCTTGAAAAAAAGGGAGGCTTTTTCTAG
- a CDS encoding SNF2-related protein codes for MENEKKEKLSNFLLRRTEKDVLSRGRSIYSSGGLKVSKLEYNGPGNAEFKVKSDYSIHFYQINIRDFLTPQIITECTCPDKAGLCKHRVAAILYILDKMPTIKQVVHDMSDSVIELSELREFQLRSFVLDETWRNKDNITEVEITSAKEGEAECAVTDQETVYHVKFSRVQHTRQIHTSCTCGQKLWVPLCEHKLAGLLKLREELGEKAFDVMRDLTAEKNALLAEYGYSLQDQFKDKFDFRLDEEGGLQLTKLDPAIQKIGVFQNWKALKERILPQQKLSFTVTASENGQDDEDRASIFVFWPKGKNHLLDIGFGVFSVKYSTKSEKLTSIRNIAGGSSHYYAADEIPVLTEADARLVRLAKSWEEGLQKFIRKQGWAYNAYLHFDDVSNHQRIEARTYVGKQVSRVFNDLDPERIYLADGDYVTSNNQLTQLELHRNPVKIFFVLTEDKEFITLNPYIELKPGVPVELHKVVSLDSYWLGLYNDKTLFRWAGVNEAEMVAYLSQNGFRIRVKKEFADTFLSDWIIPVTEQFDVVFQTRHQVSSRPLTLQKPNLYLREDDSNLLIVPSYVYESEEGTTEYFHDERRTSSSFKDNEITMLERDSPAENAVWQWLKSLHPTFEQQAGQPFFYIPFDLVMKDGWLFKFVEGAKKQHYDVLGFNDLKKMRFNPNRGSVKVKASSGIDWFDMTIEITFGDQSVSLAEVKKAFLKKQNYVQLSDGSLGMLPEEWISKLEPIMQFGRVNNDQIHLSKIHFSLIDELVSEVDNEEVFRELQEKKAKLLNFKEIPNVPLPANVQATLRQYQEEGYKWIHFLDEFGWGGCLADDMGLGKTLQMLTFLQQQKNNNPTYTNLVVVPTTLIFNWQAEAEKFTPNLKLYVHRGMARKKEIDFFQEYDIILTTYGTMRSDVELLRKFDFNYIILDEAQAIKNPDSLTSKASRLLRAKNRLTMTGTPVENNTFDLYSQFEFLNPGMLGHADFFRTEYATPIDKYQDKEKAAELRKLVYPFMLKRTKEEVATDLPDKTETILFCEMGQKQRKVYEIFRERYRQEIAEKLATEGLNKSSFLILEALLKLRQICDSPSILSGDEDFGSESAKLEEITREIEENASNHKILIFSQFLGMLDLIRQHLEKVKIPYEYLDGQTVDRAGRVNRFQSDQTCRVFLMSLKAGGVGLNLTEADYVYLVDPWWNPAVERQAIDRTHRIGQTRKVFAYKMICKDTIEEKILLLQQRKQDLAEDLVGGESGFIKKLSQEDIMGLFS; via the coding sequence ATGGAAAACGAAAAGAAGGAGAAATTATCTAACTTCTTGTTAAGGCGAACAGAGAAGGACGTATTGTCAAGGGGGCGTTCCATTTATAGCAGTGGCGGCTTAAAAGTATCAAAGCTGGAATACAACGGTCCGGGGAATGCGGAGTTCAAGGTCAAAAGCGACTATTCGATCCACTTCTACCAGATCAATATCCGGGATTTTCTTACTCCTCAAATCATTACCGAATGTACTTGTCCTGATAAAGCCGGGCTTTGTAAACACAGAGTCGCGGCGATCCTGTATATTCTTGACAAAATGCCGACAATCAAGCAGGTCGTTCATGATATGAGCGACTCGGTGATTGAACTGTCTGAACTCCGCGAATTTCAGCTTCGGAGCTTCGTTTTAGACGAAACCTGGCGGAATAAAGACAATATCACAGAGGTAGAGATCACTTCTGCAAAGGAAGGTGAGGCCGAATGTGCGGTAACTGATCAGGAAACAGTCTATCACGTAAAATTCAGCAGGGTACAACATACCAGGCAGATTCACACTTCCTGCACCTGCGGTCAAAAGCTTTGGGTTCCTTTGTGTGAACATAAACTGGCCGGCCTGCTCAAACTGCGCGAAGAATTGGGTGAAAAAGCCTTTGACGTGATGCGTGATCTGACGGCTGAAAAGAATGCCCTACTGGCAGAGTACGGATATTCACTACAAGATCAGTTTAAAGATAAATTTGATTTCAGACTGGACGAAGAAGGGGGGTTACAACTGACCAAACTCGATCCGGCAATTCAAAAAATTGGGGTATTTCAGAATTGGAAAGCCCTGAAAGAAAGGATATTACCACAGCAAAAGTTATCATTTACGGTAACTGCTTCGGAAAACGGACAAGATGACGAAGACCGGGCTTCGATTTTTGTATTTTGGCCAAAAGGTAAAAATCACTTGCTGGACATTGGTTTTGGGGTTTTTTCGGTCAAATACAGTACAAAATCTGAGAAGCTGACAAGCATTCGGAATATAGCAGGCGGCTCTAGTCACTATTATGCTGCCGATGAAATACCAGTACTCACCGAAGCAGACGCACGTCTGGTGCGGCTTGCCAAGAGCTGGGAGGAAGGCTTGCAGAAATTCATCCGCAAACAGGGTTGGGCATATAATGCCTATCTGCACTTCGACGATGTGAGTAATCATCAGCGAATAGAGGCCCGGACATACGTCGGGAAGCAGGTGAGCAGGGTATTCAACGATCTTGACCCGGAAAGGATCTACCTGGCTGATGGTGACTACGTTACCAGCAATAATCAGTTAACACAGCTGGAATTGCACCGTAACCCGGTTAAAATTTTCTTTGTACTCACCGAGGACAAAGAGTTTATTACCCTGAACCCTTATATTGAATTAAAGCCGGGAGTTCCGGTTGAACTTCATAAGGTCGTGTCTCTGGACAGCTACTGGCTGGGGCTTTATAACGACAAAACCCTGTTTCGCTGGGCCGGTGTAAATGAAGCTGAAATGGTGGCCTACCTGAGCCAAAACGGATTCAGGATCAGGGTGAAGAAGGAGTTCGCAGATACATTCCTTTCGGACTGGATCATTCCGGTAACCGAGCAGTTTGATGTCGTTTTTCAAACACGTCATCAGGTGAGTTCGCGTCCGCTCACGCTTCAGAAGCCGAACCTGTATCTCCGGGAAGATGACTCTAATCTGCTGATTGTTCCTTCGTATGTATATGAGTCGGAAGAAGGTACTACTGAATATTTCCACGACGAGCGGCGTACCAGCAGTAGTTTTAAGGACAATGAAATTACGATGCTGGAAAGGGATTCACCAGCCGAAAATGCAGTATGGCAATGGTTGAAATCGCTCCACCCCACTTTTGAGCAACAAGCCGGTCAGCCGTTTTTCTACATTCCATTTGATCTGGTAATGAAAGATGGTTGGCTTTTCAAATTTGTAGAGGGGGCCAAAAAGCAACACTATGACGTATTGGGCTTTAATGACCTCAAGAAAATGCGTTTTAATCCCAACCGGGGTTCTGTCAAAGTGAAAGCTTCGTCAGGGATCGATTGGTTTGATATGACAATCGAGATCACTTTTGGCGATCAAAGCGTCTCGCTTGCTGAGGTTAAAAAGGCATTTTTGAAGAAACAGAACTATGTGCAGCTCAGCGATGGATCGCTGGGTATGTTGCCCGAGGAATGGATCAGCAAGCTGGAACCGATCATGCAATTTGGCCGGGTAAACAATGACCAGATTCATTTGTCTAAAATCCATTTTTCTCTTATTGATGAGCTGGTTTCGGAGGTAGACAATGAGGAGGTTTTCAGGGAATTGCAGGAAAAGAAAGCGAAGCTCCTGAATTTTAAAGAAATACCTAATGTGCCGCTTCCGGCCAATGTTCAGGCTACGCTTCGGCAGTACCAGGAAGAAGGTTACAAATGGATTCATTTTCTTGATGAATTTGGTTGGGGAGGCTGTCTCGCAGATGATATGGGTTTGGGTAAAACACTGCAAATGCTGACGTTCCTGCAACAGCAAAAAAACAACAATCCAACTTATACGAATCTTGTCGTAGTTCCTACCACGCTGATTTTCAACTGGCAGGCTGAGGCTGAAAAATTCACACCAAACCTGAAACTGTACGTGCACCGGGGAATGGCAAGGAAAAAGGAGATCGATTTTTTCCAGGAATATGACATCATCCTTACTACTTACGGTACCATGCGAAGTGATGTGGAACTGTTGCGGAAGTTCGATTTCAATTACATCATTCTGGACGAAGCGCAGGCGATTAAAAATCCCGATTCGCTTACTTCAAAAGCTTCGCGGCTCCTCCGCGCGAAGAACCGCCTGACGATGACAGGAACGCCGGTGGAGAACAACACCTTCGACCTTTATTCCCAATTCGAGTTTCTGAACCCGGGAATGCTGGGCCACGCTGATTTTTTCAGAACCGAATATGCAACGCCGATCGATAAATACCAGGATAAGGAAAAGGCTGCGGAATTGCGCAAGCTGGTTTACCCTTTTATGCTGAAACGGACGAAAGAAGAAGTTGCAACAGACCTCCCCGACAAAACAGAAACCATTCTATTCTGCGAAATGGGGCAAAAACAGCGGAAAGTTTACGAAATATTCAGAGAAAGGTACCGTCAGGAAATAGCCGAAAAACTAGCGACAGAAGGGTTGAACAAAAGCAGCTTCCTGATTCTGGAAGCATTATTGAAGCTAAGACAAATTTGCGATTCACCGTCCATTCTTTCCGGCGATGAGGATTTTGGCAGCGAGTCTGCAAAGCTGGAAGAGATTACCCGTGAAATTGAAGAAAATGCTTCCAACCATAAGATATTGATTTTTAGCCAGTTTCTGGGCATGCTGGATCTAATCCGTCAGCATCTGGAAAAAGTGAAAATACCTTATGAATACCTGGACGGGCAAACCGTCGACAGAGCGGGACGGGTTAATCGTTTCCAGAGCGACCAAACCTGCCGGGTTTTCCTGATGAGTTTGAAAGCCGGCGGGGTTGGCTTGAACCTGACGGAAGCGGATTACGTATACCTCGTTGACCCCTGGTGGAACCCCGCGGTAGAGCGACAGGCCATCGACAGGACCCACCGGATTGGCCAGACGCGGAAGGTATTCGCCTATAAAATGATTTGTAAGGATACAATCGAAGAGAAAATCCTGTTGCTCCAGCAACGGAAGCAGGATCTCGCGGAAGATCTTGTGGGAGGTGAATCCGGCTTTATCAAGAAGCTAAGCCAGGAGGATATTATGGGGCTTTTCAGTTAA
- a CDS encoding NUDIX domain-containing protein has product MNVRPSAIIMQGNSILTLCYCYGETEVYALPGGNPDPGESLSQALSRELEEELGIKAEVGKMICCGEVIWPQINKETLHMVFETNVLSGEPVLNPAHTTALRIAWLPIDNLSENLLYPNVGEEITCFYKDQLACPHIGVIRQPYIAS; this is encoded by the coding sequence ATGAACGTACGGCCATCTGCGATTATAATGCAGGGAAATTCGATTTTAACACTATGCTATTGCTACGGAGAAACTGAGGTATACGCATTGCCAGGCGGGAACCCTGACCCCGGAGAAAGTCTTTCCCAGGCACTTTCCCGTGAACTGGAAGAGGAACTCGGAATTAAAGCAGAAGTAGGGAAAATGATTTGTTGCGGCGAAGTGATCTGGCCTCAGATAAACAAGGAAACGCTGCATATGGTATTTGAAACCAATGTTTTGTCCGGTGAGCCGGTATTGAACCCGGCGCATACCACCGCGCTGCGGATCGCCTGGTTGCCAATTGATAACCTATCCGAAAATTTGCTGTACCCCAATGTAGGTGAAGAGATCACCTGTTTTTACAAAGACCAGCTTGCCTGCCCGCACATTGGGGTAATACGGCAACCCTATATCGCCAGCTGA
- the lpcA gene encoding D-sedoheptulose 7-phosphate isomerase → MDYKNIVSQELKEAQAVLDQFLNDPEQIEKIEKGARLMADSILANGKIISCGNGGSHCDAMHFAEELTGRYRDNRRALPAIAISDVSHLSCVSNDFGYEFVFSRFIEGLGQAGDVLFGLSTSGNSANIIRAAESAKAKGMKVIIMSGKDGGKLAALADVEIRVPHFGYADRIQEIHIKVIHIFMLLIEKMVLKN, encoded by the coding sequence ATGGATTATAAGAATATTGTTAGCCAGGAATTGAAAGAAGCGCAGGCTGTATTGGATCAGTTTCTGAATGATCCTGAACAAATAGAAAAAATAGAAAAAGGAGCCCGCTTAATGGCCGACTCAATTCTCGCGAACGGAAAAATTATCTCCTGCGGGAATGGCGGCTCGCATTGTGACGCGATGCATTTCGCCGAGGAACTTACCGGCAGGTACCGTGACAACCGGCGCGCACTACCAGCGATCGCGATTTCAGATGTCAGCCATTTGAGCTGTGTTAGCAATGATTTTGGCTACGAATTCGTATTCTCGCGATTTATCGAAGGTCTGGGGCAAGCTGGCGACGTGTTGTTTGGACTTAGTACCAGCGGCAATTCCGCCAACATAATCCGCGCAGCGGAGTCAGCGAAGGCGAAAGGAATGAAGGTGATTATTATGTCTGGAAAAGACGGGGGCAAGCTCGCCGCGCTGGCCGACGTTGAAATCAGGGTGCCGCACTTTGGCTACGCCGACCGGATCCAGGAAATACATATCAAGGTAATTCACATATTTATGCTTTTGATAGAGAAAATGGTACTGAAAAACTGA